AACCAAGCTGCTGCAGAACGAAAAGATGGCCTCCATCGGCCAGCTGGCCGCCGGTGTGGCGCACGAGATCAACAATCCGGTCGGTTTCATTCGCAGCAACCTGACGACCCTGGGCAAGTACGTCGACAAGATCCGTGAATACGTCGAAATGCAGAACGAGATTCTTCGCCGCGAACTTTCAGCCGAAGCTCTCGACGAAGTTCGCCAGGCGGCGAAGAGGCTGAAGATCGACTACCTGTTCGAAGACATCCCCGATCTTCTCCAGGAATCGATCGACGGCGCCGACCGTGTTCGCACCATCGTCCAGAACCTGAAGTCCTTTTCCCGGGTCGACCAGGCCCAGTATGTCGAGGCGGACATCAACGAATGTCTCGAAAGCACCATCAACATCGTCTGGAACGAACTCAAGTACAAGACCACCCTGCATCGTGATTACGGTGATTTGCCGCGGATCCGCTGCTATCCGCAGCAGCTCAACCAGGTTTTCATGAACATGCTGGTCAACGCCGCCCAGGCGATCGAAAGCAAGGGTGACATCTGGGTGAGAACCATGGTCGAAAACGATCATATCGTCGTTCAGATCCAGGACAACGGCAGCGGCATACCGGAAGAGATCAGGGAGCGCATCTTCGAGCCCTTCTTCACCACCAAGGAAGTGGGCAAGGGGACCGGGCTCGGCATGAGCATCTCCTGGGATATTATCGGCAAGCACGGAGGCCGAATCGAGGTCGAAAGCCAGGTTGGGGTCGGTACCACGTTCTTCATCTATCTGCCGGTATCAGGTGCCCCGGCCCCGGAAGAAGCGGAAAACGGGTAAAGCTGACGAAAGCGAGGAGGTATGGAAAACCGTTCCATCCTGACCGGAGAGCAGATCCGGATCCTCTGTGTCGATGACGAGCGCAACGTGCTGAAGGCGCTGCGTCGCATATTCATCGACGATGACTGGGAGATTTTTGTCGCCGAGTCGGCGACTGAAGGCCTGGAGATTCTCAGGCAGGAAGAGGAGATCCAGCTGGTGGTGTCCGATTACCGGATGCCGGGCATGAACGGTGTCGAGTTTCTCGGAGAAGTCTGCCGTTACTGGCCGGATACCATTCGCATCGTCCTTTCCGGTTATGCCGACGCCGCTTCCATTGTCGCCGCCATCAACGAGGGCCAGATCTACAAGTTCATACCCAAACCCTGGAACGACGACGAGCTGAAGGTAACCCTGCAGACCGCTCTCGAGCATTATTTCCTGCAGAAGAAAAACCGGGAACTGATGGCCCAGCTGCGGCAAACCAACAGTGAACTCGAACATATCAACGACCATCTCGAACAATTGGTGCTCGAACGCACCGAAAAACTGCAGATCCAGAACGAGGCCCTGCAGATCTCGCAGAGCATCCTCGACGCTCTTCCCGTCGGCGTGATCGGACTCGATCTCGAAGGGATGGTCGTGCGGACCAACAGGGTGGGGATGCACTTTCTGGGGCTGGACAATGAATTCGTGGTCGGTCTGTCCCGTTTCGAAGTGTTGCCGGATGAGCTGAACCGTCTGGTCGACGGCCTTGAAGACAGACACTGTATCCAGGGAGAGTTCGAGATTTCCGGCCGGGTCTTGAAATACTGGGTGACGCGGCTGAGCAACCCCCGGCAGGAGGGACTGATCGTCAGCCTGGTCGATGCGAGCGGAAGGAGGCTCTGCGACACTTTCGCCGAGGACTGGACAGGAGACGGCTTATGTCTGATGGCGTAGAGTTGCGCGACCTGAAGGTTCTTTTCGTTGACGACGAAAAGAACATTCTCTCTTCGCTGCGGCGTCTGACCGTAGACGAAGAATTCGAAACGCTTACCGCATCGTCCGGAGCGGAAGGGCTCGAGTTGCTGCGTGCCGAAGAGAATATCGGCCTGGTGGTATCGGACCAGCGCATGCCCGAGATGACCGGAGCCGAGTTTCTGGCCGAGGTGCGCAGGCTCTGCCCCGACATCCCGCGCATTGTTCTGACCGGCTATGCCGATATCGACGCGGCCATGGACGCCATCAACAAGGGGGGCGCCTGCCGCTATATCAAGAAACCCTGGGACAACGACGAACTGCTTCAGGTTCTGCGAGGTGAACTGCAACGCTATCGGCTGCTGCTCGAAAACCGACAGTTGCAGGAGGTCATCCGACAGAAGAACGAGGAACTGGCCGAGTGGAACCGAAACCTGAAGAAGCGGGTACTCGAACAGACCCGTGAAATCAGGGTCAGGAACGAACAGCTCCACGAGCAGAACGCGGAACTGCAGAGGACCCTGCACGGAACCATCGAGGCGCTGTCGACCCTGGTCGAGCTGCGCGACAGGTCGTCCGCCGGTCACTCGGTCAATGTTGCCCATGTTTCCGAGGCTATCGCGCGTGGCCTGGGCCTGGGTGAAGAGGACGTGCAGATCATTGTCGAGGCCGCGCTGCTTCATGACATCGGCAAGATAGGCATTCCCGGCCGGCTTCTGGGGCAGGATCCAGATGAGATGACAGGGGATGACCGAGCGGCCTACCTCAAGCACGCCATCCTGGGACAACTGGCCATCGACAAGATTGTCAGACTGCGGCCGGCCGGAGAGCTGGTTCGGCATCATCATGAATGGTACGATGGCAGCGGCTATCCTGACCGGCTTGCCGGAGAGCGCATCCCGCTCGGTGCGCGTATCATCGCCCTGGCCGACTATGCCGATCACAACCTGGGCAAAAAGGCTGACTTGGACAACATCAAGAAAGTTCTGCTTCGTATCGAGGAACAGTGCGGCGATCGCTTCGATCCCTACCTGTTTCCGCACCTGCGGCAGCCGGTCATCGAACTGTACGGCAAGCTGGTCTGTGCCGGTGACAAGGTCGGGGCCATTCTCGAACCGCGTGAACTGCGTGTCGGCATGGTGCTGGCGGAGAATCTCTACAGCGGTACCGGTCTGATGCTGCTCAAGGAAGGCACGGTTCTGGAGAAAAAACATCTCGATTCGATCATGCGCTATCACATGATCGATCCATTCCCGGGCGGCGTAACCGTTCTCGTCGACCGTCTCGAGCAGTCGGCGGCCATGGACGCGGACTGATTGATGTGGTTTAATGTCATTTCCCTCGGGCCTGTTTGAATGAACCGCCGTTGATTCCGACGGGTTGGCAAACTGGGCATGACGACGACCTGAATCAATGAGCTCATCACCGGCGGATAGCACAAAGTCTTTGACCTGCCTGCTTTTCTCAAAAATCGCCGACGAACCTGTGGGTGCGCCTCAGATTTTTGAGAAACGCATTCAGGCCAAGCACATGCACTCTCCATCCGGCATGAACTCACTGATTCAGGGTCGAGAGAGGAGTCTCTCCGTTGTTCCGGACATGGGTTTTCATGTTTCTGGCTGTATTGCTGCTTGGCGTTTTTATCCCGTCGCCGGCGGAAACGGCCGAGAAAATACTCATCATCCCGGGGTCCGGGGACAGCCAGCACCTGCTGCGTCACCTGGTTGACATATTCAATCGCAGGACTGGTCTCCTTGTGGCCATACCTGACAGTGTCGGCAACAGCGGTGGCATCCGGCAGGTACTGAAGGGGAGGGTGAAACTGGTCCGAGTGGCGAGAAGGCTGACGGAAAACGAAGCAAGCGCCGGACAGGTTGTTTATCCCACCCTGGAAATGCGTCGGGTTTTGATGCGGACTGTCGGAAGCATCGGCTATCTCCCCCTGTCGGCGACAAGGGATTCGGGGCTGACTATTCTGTGGATCGACGGAGTTGCTCCCGATGGGGTCACCACCGAAAATGGTCGTTACCCCTATGTCGTCCCCCTGGCGCTGGTGTGGAAACCGCCCCTTTCCGGAATCGCCGCCCGTTTCAAGGACTATCTCTTTTCCGCCGAAGCCCGTCGGGTGATGCAGGCGTTCGGCGCCTTTCCGGTAGGAGTCGACTGACATGCTCCGGTCGATCCGTTCCCGCATTCTCGCCAGCCACCTCGGCATCGTTCTGCTGGTGCTGGTGGTGCTTGGCCCGACCGCCTATTATCTGCTCAAGGGACAGCTGCTGCGTCAGCGGCTTGCCAACCTTAACTTCCTCGCCGGGCACATGGCCGGCATGGTCGAACAGCGCTTGCGGCAACGGGAATCCGATCTGGTTCAGCTGGTGGCGGGGCGGTTGGTGCAGGATTTTCCGGAAACAGCCAGGGTTTCCGCCCTGGCCGAGTATTTTTCCGGTTATCAGGACCGTTTTCCCGTTATCGCCTACATGGACGGAAAAGGCTGGGAAGAGCTGCGCGTGGTTCGCGGCCGTGATCTGCCTTATCTTGGCCCCTTTGTCGATGCCGGTTTGTTCGCCGCGGCCCGTGAACGTCCCAACAGGGTGGTTCGGGGAACGGTCATGCAGTCGGAAAGTCTGGGGGAGGCGGTCATTCCCCTGATGTACGGCATCCGGAGATATTTCGGTGATGAGTTCGTTGGTGCGGTCTATGCCCAGGTGACCCTTGCCGATCTGACCGGATTTTTGCGAACGATCGAGGTCGGTCGTTCAGGGTACTTGGTCCTGATCGACAGGGAGGGGCTGATTCTCGCGTATCCCGCACCGGGCCGCGTCATGAGCCGTCTTGACGCTTCCGGAATGCAGGATCCGGTTGTCGCCCAGGCCCTGTCCGGACGATCGGGAGAGGGGAAGGGACGGTTGTTCGGAGTCGAGGCGTTGATGGCCTATGCTCCGGTTCCGGACCTGAACGCCACCCTGCTGGCTGTCCTGCCCATGGCGGAATTCATGGAAGCGCCGCGCAAGCTGCGTGATACCATCCTGCTGGTGATCGGGGGGTTGATTGTCGCCGCGACCCTGCTGGCCACGCTGCTGGCCTCGCGTCTGACCCGTCCGCTTCTCGCCCTGACCCAGACGGTGCGCCGGGTGGCGGCGGGAGATCTGCCGGAGAAGCTCGATATCCCGACCACCGGCGACGAGGTCGATCAGCTGGTGGAATCCTTCGGCCAGATGATCACCGAACTGCGGCACTCGATGATTTCACGTCACTACTTCGACCGCATTCTCGACAGCATGGGCGAAGGTCTGGTGCTGATCGGGCTGGACGGCCATATTCGCACCGCCAATCAGGTGGCGTGCGAGCTCATCGGCCTGAGGGAGCAGGAGCTTGTCGGCCGGAACCTGGGAGATCTCTTCGCCGGTGGGGACGTCGACGAGGAACCCTGGCTGCAGGTGCTTCTGGGCCGTCCGGAAGAACGGATGGGACGGAAGATCCTTCGCACCGCGACCGGTGACGTGCCGGTCCGGTTCGTCTGGACCGTGCTGGAAGATCCTGCCGGCCGGGTGCAGGAGGTCGCCTGCCTGTTTGCCGCCGACATCGCGGTCGAGAAGTGTCGCTCGGGCGAAACCTGACCTGGGTCAAGGCCGTTGTCCGCCGTTTCTGTCAAGGTTGTTCTCATGATGCGTCGATTTATCCGTACTGCCGTTCGATTTCGCTTTCAGTCCGTTGTGCACCTGATCGTTCTGGGCGTCCTGATCGCCGGCAGCGGTTGCGTCAGGATTCGACAAACCCCGGCGGTCGGTGGTTCGGAAAAACACGATTGCCTGATGCGCTGGGATGCCGCCGGCAACCGGCTGGCCGCAACGGTGCCCGGAGGGCTGGTGCTGCTCGATGTCCGGAGCGGCGAGCGCCATCGGTTCGTCCTGCCCGCTGTAACGGCGTTCGACTGGCTTCCCGGCAGCGATGAACTGCTGGTCTCGACGGCAACGAAAGACGGCTGCCGCCTGTGGCGGGCCCGGATGGCAGGCGATCCCGTTCTCTGGCGCGAACTGGCTGGTGCCTGCCGGTCGCTTGTTGCCGACGAAACAGGTGTTTGGGTGCTGACCGAGCGGTTGTCGCAATTCACTTTCGGCGGCAACCTGCGCCTTGCACTGACACGGATCGATGCTGCAGGGATCAGCGACAGTGTTCTCGCCGACCTGACCCTGAGTCCGGCCATGGCCCGTCGACTCGCTGTTTTGCGGCAACAGGCCCGCTGGAGCGCCCTCAGTCCCCAGCGTGACATTCTGCTGTACGCCGAACCGCACGATCCTCCCGCCATGGCCCCCTACCTGAGGTTCATGGCGCGCCACCTGGTTTCGGGCGCCAGCTGGCCCATCGTCAGTCTGCCGTGGACGGTGGAAACCGTCCGGTTCTCGCCGGACGGCGAAACTGTCGAGCTGCGGGAACGGTCGGGGCCGTGGCGCCGGTTCGACCTCTGGACCGGCGAAGAACAGAAGGCCGGTACGGTTTTCCCGGCCGCTGCAACCGAGACGGGCAAATCAGGTATCTGTTCTTCATTCAGTCCGGACGGAAAGTTTCTGGCTGCCCGGCAACAGGGAAAAATCATGCTGGCTCCGAAAGTGCCGGATGCTGGAAGGTTGCCAGACCTTCAGGACACGCGTCGGCTCGAGTTGCGCCGGTGGCGAAGCCGCGGACTGATTGATGGTGAAGACTATCGCACTTTTCTGGAAAGGATCGACCGACTGTGAGACTCTTTCTGTTGTGCCTCTTTCTTCTCTTGCCGGCCGGGCAGCTGCTGGCCGCCGATTGCGCCGGCTGTCATGACGACAGAACGCCCGGCATTGTCGACCAGTGGCGGCAGAGCGCCCATGCCCGGGCCGGAATCGGCTGCGCCGATTGCCACGGCGAGGACCACGAACGCATCCTGGACGGTCAGGTTCGGGTTTCGGCCACCGTCTGCGGCCGGTGTCACGACCGGGAATGGCGGCAGCACGCCGCCAGCCGCCACGGTCTCGGTCTGCATTCCGGTTGGGGGTGCACCCGCAACCTGCCCGGCCGCGACCGCAACGAATGCGCTTTCTGTCACCGGGGAGGGACGGCTCTGCCGGTCAGCACCGTCAATTGTGCCCGGTTTCTCGAACAGAGCAGCGCCATGGGGCAGGTTGGCTGCAACCGCTGTCACCAGGTCGAGAACGCCTGCGGCAGCTGCCACGGCAATCATCTGACAGATCTTTCCATCGTTCGTGATCCGCAGGTCTGCGCCAAGTGCCACATGGGTCCGGACCATCCGCAGTGGGAGATGTGGCAGACCAGCCAGCACGGACAGCTCTGGCGCCTGAAGGGTGAAAAGGTCGCGCCCTCCTGCCAGGGGTGCCACATGCCGGACGGCACCCACGATGTTTCCGGCGGCATCGCCCACACGCCGGGAGGCAAAAGCCTGGCGGACGATCTGGCGCCGGCGAGGCGCGAAGCCATGCTGGACGTCTGCAGCCGCTGCCATGCCGCGTCGTTCGTCCGCAGGGAGCTCGAGCGGGGCGATGCCGTTCTGGCCGAGAGCCGCGATCTGGTGGAAGAGGCGGCGGAACTGATCGAGGATCTGGCCTCCCGCGGCCTGTTGCGACCTATGCCGGAGGATCGACCACCGCATCCGCTGCGCGGCAAAAGCCTTGTTCTCGATGGCCAGATGCTGTACGAAGACACCTCCGGCATCGAAAGTCTCTTTTTCCGGTTGAAGAAGTTCGCCTTCGCCAAGACCTGGAAGGGGGCCTTTCATCAGAACCCGGCCTGGGCCCACTGGTACGGCAACGCCGAACTGAAACTGCTTCTGGAACAGATCCGCTCCGAGGCGGACCGGCTGGAACACTTTGCGACCGGGGAGAAGGCTGTCTCCGAGTCGCAGGTCGATCGGACGACCAGCGAACTCGACCGGCTGCGGCGGGAGCATGAGCGGGGACGGCTGGACGATGCCGCCTACCGCAAGGCCCGGACAGAGCTGCTTGAAAGCTGGCTGAAAAAGGATGCCCCTTGACCCTGGTCAAGGCTGTCGCGGTCGGAACGGTGTAGTCTGCAGGCATGAAGACGAATCTTGAACAGCGCCAGCTTACGCGTCGCGAGATCAAGGATTTGCGGGTGCTGATCCGCTTCACCGAGGTCTATTGCCGGGCCCACCATCCCGATCGCGAGCGGCGGCCGTTGCAGTTGACCGAGGACGCGGGGCTGAATGCCGGCCGCTTCCGTTTCTGCGACGAATGCGTTGAATTTCTCGACTATGCCGTGCAGCGGCGGCTGCGCTGCCCGCTCGATCCCAAGCCGGCCTGCAAGCACTGCCCGGTGCACTGCTACAAGCCGCAGATGCGGCAACGGGTGCGTGAGGTCATGCGCTTTGCCGGGCCCTACCTGATGAAACGCGGCCGGCTCGATCTGCTGTGGCACTACCTGTTCTGAGGGGATTCCGAAAGCATTCGGCCAGTTCGCCGGAGCAAACCAGATTCGAACGGAGAGACGATCATGATTCGCGAAATTGTCAGAATCGACGAAGAAAAATGCAACGGCTGCGGCCTGTGCGTGCCCGCCTGCGCCGAGGGTGCCATCCAGATCATCGACGGCAAGGCGCGGCTGATCGCCGACAACCTCTGCGACGGTCTTGGCGCCTGCCTGGGTGAGTGTCCGCAGGATGCCATCAGCATCGAGCGACGCGAGGCGGATGAATTCGACGAAGAGGCGGTCGAGGCCCATCTCGGACACAAGCCGCAGGCGCATCCGCCTTCTGCCGGCGGTTGCCCTTCAGCCGCCGTCAAGACCTTTACGCCGCCGGCAGGCGGCTGCCCCTCGGCGCAGCTGCGGAGTTTCGGCCAGGGCGACGCGCCGTCGGATGCCGACGTTGCCGGCCGAAGACCATCCGAACTGCGGCAATGGCCGGTTCAGCTGCACCTGGTGCCGCCCACGGCGCCCTTTCTGCAGGAAGCCGACGTGTTGCTGGCCGCCGACTGTGTTCCTTTTGCCTACGCCGATTTTCATAAGGATCTGCTCAAGGGCAAGGCGCTGCTTATCGCCTGCCCCAAGCTGGACGACACATCGCCCTATGTGGAGAAGCTGTCCGCCATGATCCGGCAGGGGCGCATCCGCAGCCTCACCGTCGCCCACATGGAAGTTCCCTGCTGCGGCGGGCTGATCTTCATGGCCCGGCAGGCGATCGAGGCCAGTGGTGTCGAGATTCCCTTCGAGACCATCAATATCGGTATTCAGGGAGAGCGCAAATAGGGACAGACAGGACTTTGCGCGACAGGGCCGGATACAAAAAGCCGGGGAGCCAAGCTCCCCGGCTTTTTGCTGCCCGGATTATTCCTGGTCGTGGAGTTCCGGGTCTCTGACGCGCAACCGCTGCCGGTCCTGGCTGGCGGTCCCGGCCTGAAGCCCCTTTTCTGCCCGGGCCTGAGTCTGGTTCCGGTATTGGTTCTGGTTGCCGGCCTGCTGCCGAGCGGACAGCTGGCAGTTGCCGCGATTGTAGCTGTGGCTGTAACTTTTGCCGCCACCGCCACCGCCACCGCCACCGCCACGACCGCCACCCCGTCCGGCCAGCGCCGTTCCCGCGGTTGCTGTCAGCAGAGTCACACAGACCAGGGCAATGATACTTTTTCTGTTCATTTGCGTTCTCCTTTGCGTAGAAAGATGTTGTTTTCATACCTAAAGACGAGAAGGAACGGGAAAGGTTTACTTGTCGGCAAAAAACAACATAAATTTGTGCAGAATTATTAAGATACAAAAAAACGCCCGGATTCCGGGCGTGTATTACAGAAGGCTTCAGCAGATTGGCGTTACCGCCAGCAGGGGCGCAGGGGGCGGCCGAAAATTTGACAGGACTGTGTATTCGGGGCAACCCCAGTTGCGATCCATGAATCGAGGCGGAGGTGTCCAGACGATGCGTTCATAAATGACAGGTCGACGGTGCCGACAGCGGACCGCCAGCATAAATCTTTTCGCCCTGCTGTCCGATAGTAAAGAGAAAAGCCTTTTCGCCCGGCATCATTGTCGGCAACCTGTCTTCAGTTAATGCGGAGGCAGCCATGGAACTTATCAAGTGGCGAGATGCCTACAACACCGGCATCGGCATGTTCGACGAAGAGCACCGCTGCCTGGTGACGATGATCAACCGCCTCTACACGGCCCTGCGGGAAGGGAAAGAAGAAACGGTGGTGAAGGCGATCCTCGAGGAGCTGATCAACTACACCCGGGAGCACTTCGCCCACGAAGAAGAACTCATGGAACGGCACGGGTACCCCGAACTCGACGCGCACCGTTTCGAGCACAATTCTTTCCGCAGCACCATCCGTGACCTGTCCCGCATGGTGAACCAGGGGATCGATGGCCTGGGACGGCCGCTGCTGCAGATGCTGCGTGACTGGCTGATGCATCACATTCAGGAGGTCGATGCCCGGTACGGACGTTTTTTCAGCGAACAGGAGCTGTGACAGGAGCGTGTGCTGCAGGCTCCCCTATTGACGCAAGGATATCCCGAAGATGGAACGCAGGCCGATCATTCTGCTGGTAGACGAGTCGGAATTCTTTCTCGGTATCGAACGACAGTTTCTGCGCCATTCGCAGGTGCGCGTCCTGACCCTGCAATCGGTCGATTCGGTCGAATCGACGGTCCGTCAGGCTCGTCCCGACCTGATCTACATGGATCGATTCGCGCCCGAGATGGTCGGCGCCCGATGTTGCGCCTGCCTGAAGGCGGACCCGGAACTCGGCCACATTCCGCTGGTGCTGCTCGTCTCGGGAAAAAACGAGCGCGAGCGCGAAATATGTCTCAAGGCGGGCTGTGACGGCTTGCTGACCAAGCCCATAGATCGTAGCGCCTTTCTGGCCATGGGCCGCCGGTTTCTTCCGGCCATCGACCGGCGTGAGCGGCGCGTCCTGTGCCACACGACCGTCTTTTTCAGGAGTGTTCACGGCAGTGGCTACGGCCACACTGTCGACATCAGCGCCGGCGGCGTCTTCATCGAGACGGACCATCCGGCGCAGCGCGGCGATCGTCTCAGCCTCTCCTTTCATTTGCCCGGTGATGCGTCCGGCCTGATCGAGGTCGAGGGCCGGGTGGTCTGGGTCAATACGGCCGAAAATCCCGTCCGTTCCAGTTTTCCAGCCGGTTTCGGCGTCGAGTTTATCGCGTCGGGGCCGCTGGTTCAGAGATGGATACGCGACTATGTCGAGTCCCACGCACCACATCAGGAAAGGGTCAGGGAAGGGCAGGTGCTGAATGACTGGCAGCCCTTTCTGCCCCTGACCGACCCGCCGGCGGCGGGTTGATCCCGGTTCGTTTCATCGCGACGGTTTTTCTGGCATAATGATCCAAAAGTGTTCAGGAGAGCTGTCATGGCGGAATTCGTTGGCCTGGTGCGACAGGCCATGGAACAGACCTTCGGTGACGACCGGCGTCGCATCGATCATGCCCTGGCCGTGGCCGGCTGGGCCGAAACCCTGCTTCGCTACATCGACGCCGATCCGGTCATCACTCTCAGCGCTGCCTACCTGCACGACATCGGCATCCACGCCGCGGAGCGAAAACACGGCTCCAGCGCCGGCCGTTACCAGGAAATCGAAGGGCCACCCATCGCCCGGGAGATTCTCGTTCGCCTTGGCGCCGATCCGCACCTGGTTGAAACGGTCTGCGAACTGGTCGGCAACCATCACACGCCCGAAGGGGTCGATTCTCCCG
This portion of the Geothermobacter ehrlichii genome encodes:
- a CDS encoding response regulator — protein: MENRSILTGEQIRILCVDDERNVLKALRRIFIDDDWEIFVAESATEGLEILRQEEEIQLVVSDYRMPGMNGVEFLGEVCRYWPDTIRIVLSGYADAASIVAAINEGQIYKFIPKPWNDDELKVTLQTALEHYFLQKKNRELMAQLRQTNSELEHINDHLEQLVLERTEKLQIQNEALQISQSILDALPVGVIGLDLEGMVVRTNRVGMHFLGLDNEFVVGLSRFEVLPDELNRLVDGLEDRHCIQGEFEISGRVLKYWVTRLSNPRQEGLIVSLVDASGRRLCDTFAEDWTGDGLCLMA
- a CDS encoding HD domain-containing phosphohydrolase; protein product: MSDGVELRDLKVLFVDDEKNILSSLRRLTVDEEFETLTASSGAEGLELLRAEENIGLVVSDQRMPEMTGAEFLAEVRRLCPDIPRIVLTGYADIDAAMDAINKGGACRYIKKPWDNDELLQVLRGELQRYRLLLENRQLQEVIRQKNEELAEWNRNLKKRVLEQTREIRVRNEQLHEQNAELQRTLHGTIEALSTLVELRDRSSAGHSVNVAHVSEAIARGLGLGEEDVQIIVEAALLHDIGKIGIPGRLLGQDPDEMTGDDRAAYLKHAILGQLAIDKIVRLRPAGELVRHHHEWYDGSGYPDRLAGERIPLGARIIALADYADHNLGKKADLDNIKKVLLRIEEQCGDRFDPYLFPHLRQPVIELYGKLVCAGDKVGAILEPRELRVGMVLAENLYSGTGLMLLKEGTVLEKKHLDSIMRYHMIDPFPGGVTVLVDRLEQSAAMDAD
- a CDS encoding type 2 periplasmic-binding domain-containing protein produces the protein MAIPDSVGNSGGIRQVLKGRVKLVRVARRLTENEASAGQVVYPTLEMRRVLMRTVGSIGYLPLSATRDSGLTILWIDGVAPDGVTTENGRYPYVVPLALVWKPPLSGIAARFKDYLFSAEARRVMQAFGAFPVGVD
- a CDS encoding HAMP domain-containing protein, yielding MLRSIRSRILASHLGIVLLVLVVLGPTAYYLLKGQLLRQRLANLNFLAGHMAGMVEQRLRQRESDLVQLVAGRLVQDFPETARVSALAEYFSGYQDRFPVIAYMDGKGWEELRVVRGRDLPYLGPFVDAGLFAAARERPNRVVRGTVMQSESLGEAVIPLMYGIRRYFGDEFVGAVYAQVTLADLTGFLRTIEVGRSGYLVLIDREGLILAYPAPGRVMSRLDASGMQDPVVAQALSGRSGEGKGRLFGVEALMAYAPVPDLNATLLAVLPMAEFMEAPRKLRDTILLVIGGLIVAATLLATLLASRLTRPLLALTQTVRRVAAGDLPEKLDIPTTGDEVDQLVESFGQMITELRHSMISRHYFDRILDSMGEGLVLIGLDGHIRTANQVACELIGLREQELVGRNLGDLFAGGDVDEEPWLQVLLGRPEERMGRKILRTATGDVPVRFVWTVLEDPAGRVQEVACLFAADIAVEKCRSGET
- a CDS encoding WD40 repeat domain-containing protein — encoded protein: MMRRFIRTAVRFRFQSVVHLIVLGVLIAGSGCVRIRQTPAVGGSEKHDCLMRWDAAGNRLAATVPGGLVLLDVRSGERHRFVLPAVTAFDWLPGSDELLVSTATKDGCRLWRARMAGDPVLWRELAGACRSLVADETGVWVLTERLSQFTFGGNLRLALTRIDAAGISDSVLADLTLSPAMARRLAVLRQQARWSALSPQRDILLYAEPHDPPAMAPYLRFMARHLVSGASWPIVSLPWTVETVRFSPDGETVELRERSGPWRRFDLWTGEEQKAGTVFPAAATETGKSGICSSFSPDGKFLAARQQGKIMLAPKVPDAGRLPDLQDTRRLELRRWRSRGLIDGEDYRTFLERIDRL
- a CDS encoding multiheme c-type cytochrome, whose protein sequence is MRLFLLCLFLLLPAGQLLAADCAGCHDDRTPGIVDQWRQSAHARAGIGCADCHGEDHERILDGQVRVSATVCGRCHDREWRQHAASRHGLGLHSGWGCTRNLPGRDRNECAFCHRGGTALPVSTVNCARFLEQSSAMGQVGCNRCHQVENACGSCHGNHLTDLSIVRDPQVCAKCHMGPDHPQWEMWQTSQHGQLWRLKGEKVAPSCQGCHMPDGTHDVSGGIAHTPGGKSLADDLAPARREAMLDVCSRCHAASFVRRELERGDAVLAESRDLVEEAAELIEDLASRGLLRPMPEDRPPHPLRGKSLVLDGQMLYEDTSGIESLFFRLKKFAFAKTWKGAFHQNPAWAHWYGNAELKLLLEQIRSEADRLEHFATGEKAVSESQVDRTTSELDRLRREHERGRLDDAAYRKARTELLESWLKKDAP
- a CDS encoding nitrous oxide-stimulated promoter family protein, producing MKTNLEQRQLTRREIKDLRVLIRFTEVYCRAHHPDRERRPLQLTEDAGLNAGRFRFCDECVEFLDYAVQRRLRCPLDPKPACKHCPVHCYKPQMRQRVREVMRFAGPYLMKRGRLDLLWHYLF
- a CDS encoding ATP-binding protein; protein product: MIREIVRIDEEKCNGCGLCVPACAEGAIQIIDGKARLIADNLCDGLGACLGECPQDAISIERREADEFDEEAVEAHLGHKPQAHPPSAGGCPSAAVKTFTPPAGGCPSAQLRSFGQGDAPSDADVAGRRPSELRQWPVQLHLVPPTAPFLQEADVLLAADCVPFAYADFHKDLLKGKALLIACPKLDDTSPYVEKLSAMIRQGRIRSLTVAHMEVPCCGGLIFMARQAIEASGVEIPFETINIGIQGERK
- a CDS encoding bacteriohemerythrin, with the protein product MELIKWRDAYNTGIGMFDEEHRCLVTMINRLYTALREGKEETVVKAILEELINYTREHFAHEEELMERHGYPELDAHRFEHNSFRSTIRDLSRMVNQGIDGLGRPLLQMLRDWLMHHIQEVDARYGRFFSEQEL
- a CDS encoding PilZ domain-containing protein, which translates into the protein MERRPIILLVDESEFFLGIERQFLRHSQVRVLTLQSVDSVESTVRQARPDLIYMDRFAPEMVGARCCACLKADPELGHIPLVLLVSGKNEREREICLKAGCDGLLTKPIDRSAFLAMGRRFLPAIDRRERRVLCHTTVFFRSVHGSGYGHTVDISAGGVFIETDHPAQRGDRLSLSFHLPGDASGLIEVEGRVVWVNTAENPVRSSFPAGFGVEFIASGPLVQRWIRDYVESHAPHQERVREGQVLNDWQPFLPLTDPPAAG
- a CDS encoding HD domain-containing protein, which gives rise to MAEFVGLVRQAMEQTFGDDRRRIDHALAVAGWAETLLRYIDADPVITLSAAYLHDIGIHAAERKHGSSAGRYQEIEGPPIAREILVRLGADPHLVETVCELVGNHHTPEGVDSPEFRILWDADALVNLEEVAPHKNEQEMARVVQRSFVTEAGYRLGMEKYLSPGSLAPHLKDG